The genomic interval AGCTTCCTCTCTCATGAGCTCATGGTtaaagccaggccaggcaggagGGTGCCAGTTATTGAGTGAGCTTGTTTTTTCCCTAACTTGGTTCTGACTCACACATGGCATCTACCCTTCCCAGAAAACCACCGCAGGGCTCACCCTTGGCAGCCAATCAACCCGTCCTAACACGCGATGTCCACTGGCATTGGGCCAGCTCCCTAGCACTGCCTTTGTCCCAGAGGCCTCTCTGGGCGCGAACATCTCTTCCCAACCCTAGAAGAAAAGGGCCTGTGGCAGGCTGctttgaaaggaagaaggaggcatGTCTAACTTTTGTGTACGCATGGGAGACTCTGCCGAATCATGGGGTTTCAGAGGAGGGTGAAGCATCAGAGAATTTTTATTTAAGCCCTTCGATTTACAGATCAAGTCATCCAGTAAATACAGGGTGTCCGAAAAGACAGGACAACAGAGGAAATACTTTATTCAGTGTACCTTTTCCACTGTGATTATGTTTTGCTTGAAGCTTAATATACTCTCCAACGGCTGGCATTGGGAGCTGCAGGCTGCCTGTCCCAAGATCAAATCTATAACTAATGACATTAAAAAGCTCCATATTTCTAGCCTTTCCAGACAGCCTGTATTGATCAAGAGGCACAGTTCTAGGCACTCAGCAAGCACAATGGCTAAAATCTTGCTCTATGGAGTTATAATCTGTGGGAAGGAAACTCATTCCAGAGGGAGAAGCCACAACACTGGTGCCCCTGCAAACTGGTGCAGGAAGCCAATGTCAGCAGGAGAACAGAAGTAGTAGGtccttttcccctttcctgcTCTCTGCAGCCTCTGCCTTGCCTCAGGTGGAGTTGGGCAGAGTTGGGCTGAGCAGGGCCAAACTGCATCCTAGAGCAGGTGGTCTTGTTACTTTTGTGACTTGCCTGGGCGCTCCAGGCACTTTTGTATGGCTTTTGCGTAAGGGGAAGCTGCCAGGGCCTGATCTTGACCCTCCTAAGGGCTAAACAAACATCTTTAGGGGTCATTTATTAACTTGCTGTCTAGGACTTAACCACCCCACTCTACCCCCATCTATGCCTCTGGCCAGAATTGTCCCAGCTAAACTGTGTATAGAGAAAGAACTAGGAATGCAGAAGTCTCTGCTTCTCTGGGATAAACAAAGAGCCACAAAGACTGCCTgagacagagagggaaggagtggggagATGAAAAGACAGATTGTATTTCCTGTGATCTCAAGCACTGGGAGGCTGTTCTGTCAGCTCACTGGGCCCATTGTGACCCCAAAGTAGTCCCTCCACACAAGAAAGGAGCAGTGCACTTGCATTCTTAATCCTTGCAATAACCTAAAGGTCAATTGGCCCATTTGTTACTTGAGGAAACAAGTTTTTAGAGGCTCAATTTGGCATAGTTAATAAGTAGCAGAGCCAGAAATTAAACCAATTTCCTCCAACACCACTAGATTAATAATATGTTCCTTTTGCTACCCTGTGTTTCCTTTCAATGTCAAACCTATTTCAAGTCAACAAATATATTACCTACTAAGTACCAGGTGCAGCTAGGAGCTTTCAGTAGTCATTCCCTGACCCCAACCTCCTGGCTCCAACCCTCCATCCATCTTCCCTTTCTCAAAAGTTCCCACTTTCAAAAAAAATTGTCTCCCTGTTCCCTGCTCAGTCTACCCAGCCACTTCCCAGCTCCTTGGCCCCTCACCGCCTCTGTCTGCACCTGGTCAGCAATGCAGCTGTACTCCTGGTGGGGCAGCAGGCACTCTTGTGTCAAAGACTTGATAGGGGCAAAGACCAGGGCTTCACCACCTGCACAGTTGCTCCTGATGCAAAGTTGGATCAGCCTGAGCCACAGTTGAACATACTCCAACCTCCTCTTTGAGGAGGAAGGGCAGGGAAGAGAGCTTGGAAAGGACACAGCTGGACAGTCATCTCTGGAGATAAGGTTTGGCTCCCTCGATTTAAGCgtatttaatattaattaagcCCCTAATAAGTACCAGGCCAAGTACTGAGGATACCACAGAGATCGAATAAGAAAAGGGTAGATGTGGTCTTGTACACTCATGGAGATTATATTCCAGTAGGGggaagaaacaacagcaagaagtAAGCAAACgcaggctaggggtgtagctcagtggtagagagcattCTTAGCAtgcaagaggtcctgagttcaatccctgcaccaaaaaataaaaaataaaaataaacaaatacataaaataatttcccaattgctatgaaaagaacaaatgagGAACAAGAAGCTGAGAAAGAGGATGGGGTATGTGTCAAGATATCAGgtcaaaggaaggaaatgaaggaacaTGAAATCTCAAGGAAGATGGAAGGAGACAGGACAGCTATAAATTCGAGAGATCCACTTCTCTAGGATGAAGGCAGTGGGAACCAGTTCAGCTGCTAGTCTCAGTCCCAAACTTCCTGGCCTTAACTCATTCCCCCCAGGTCTAGCCTGTACACCCCTCATTGGCTTAATGATTCACTCTCAGCCTTTCTCTAGGTTCCTGGGTAGCAGGGAGGAGCAGGGGCATAGGCCTGGGTTTCTAGGGGTGGCAGAAATGGGGATGATGTTGGGtgagaaggaaaaacaagcaATCTAGGTTCACTGGGTCTTCTCTTGGTCCCATTCTGGTCTTGTCACAAAGAAAGGTCCCTCTGTGCCAGGAGGAAGAAAGGTGAAAATAACCAAGAGCAGCTGCAGGCCCAGATTCCAGATGTAGGAGATAGTGGTGAAACAAGATCCTGACATCCCTTTCATTTCCCTCCCCTGCCTAATGCCCTGCAGAAATTTTCCATCATAAACAAGTTATGCATTCCTGACCTTGAGTgcctccccctctctcccacaAGTTTTCTTCCATCATCACTAGCTCCTTCTAACCCTAAACTGATGTCCATGCACGAGGCTCTGTCCACATTATAAGCAGTTATGCATTTATGTTGGTCACTGTGTAGTGTGAGAATAAGAGTGTAGGCAGATGTGCAGGTTTTGCTCATGTGTAAACCTAAGGATGATgacaagggagagagggagatatGGGAAAGAGATGTGTCTTTGTTTTCAGAGGAGGTGTGTGCCAGGAAGAGGTGTGTAATGCAGAATTATATGTTTAGACAGCAGTAGTAGGTGTAAAATAAAGCCCCATCTAGCACAGGAAGCAATTGTATATACAGCAATAGTATATATCTTTCTAGATTAGTCATGGGACTTATTTGCCTTCCTACACGTCCTTGGTTGAAAAACACCTTTCCATGTTTCCTGTTTGGTGTCTATGTGTCTATGTAAGAATTGTCCCTACTTTTCTTAAGATGTTGTATGGAAGGTTTAGAGGAGTGTATTCATGTCTCAAAAGCTTGAGGAGACTCAGCCAGTGTGTGAATAGCATGTGTGCATTTATAGTCCTGTACCTTCATCTTTCATTTAACAAGATtattgaacaacaacaacaaaaaaaaaaacaaaaaagctgagtgttggtggcttatgcttgtaatcctagctacccaggaggcagagatcagaaggatagaggTTCAACACCAGCCTAGCAAAATATCCTGAAAACACCCAACagaaaatagggctagtggagtggttcaagtggtagagcatctgcctagtgagcctgtggccctgagttcaaaccccagtggggAGGGTGTGTGTGAGATTATTAAGCAACTACTACCTGCAAGGCACAGTGCTGGGGTCCATGAGGGACACAAAGACACATGTAACCACAGCCTCTAATGGAAGAGGCCATGTATATATTCGCTTTGCCCACCAGGCTTAATACAGTGGTATGAAGACCTGAGCCAGATACATTTCAAATCCCTGGAGTCAATGCTGATGTTTTCATTCTCTTGCTATCAGCAAGCCCCTAGGCTTCCTTCCTCTAATGATACCCATCTCATTGCCAAAGCCTGGTGTTCGTATGCTACAAATGTCTCTTATGTCACCTTTTCAGGCCCTTGTTACCTTCTACCTAAGCCCCTCCAGTAGCCTCCTCCCCCTCAAGGGCATATTCTACATCCCAGTCACTTCCCTGCTCAAACTGTGCTCCTTTCATTTTATCCCTCACCTCCAGCCTCATGGTCCAGAGTCAAACCCAGGCTGCCAGTTAAGCTCTCCCAGTCTGCCAAATACCTTTCCAGCCATTACTATTTCCCACTACTCTTTTACAGGAAACTGACTGTGAGATTGTTTTCCCTGTGATTCCCCAAACACATCCTGTACTTTTCCAGCTCAAGGCCTTTGCTGATTCCATCCTCTTTTTCACAGTCATCCTTCACATCTGATTTTGTCATATCCCACCCGCTGTTTGAGGTCATCTCAAATGCCATGTTTCACAAAGTCTCCCCTGACTGATTAGTCAGAGGTGAACACTAGCTCTTTGGGGTCCTCTTTAACACTTAGTTTTCTTAGCACCCTCAGGAGAGTTCTCCTGGTCATGGTCCCCTCCCCATGCCAGAGGACAAGGCTCCCATGTCAAAGTGACAGTTCTATCTTGCTTGCCTCCAAAGCACATACACCTGAAACGAACCTCAAAACTCTCAacagtagttttgttttgttggaactgggatttgtactcagggtttcacgcttgcaaagcaggtgctctactgcttgagccataccaccagtccaTTATATTCTAGTTGTTTGGGatatggagtctcacaaactatttgcctaaactagcctcaaatctcaattctcccaatctcagcctcccaagtagctaggattataggtgtgagcaaccCAGTGCCCAGTTAAGcaatcctcccccctccccctcccaagaGGCAGTGACTACAGTCACACTACACTCTGCCTGGGTTCAAGAGTACTTTTACCAAAGCACCTACTATAGGTGAATGCTCAAAACAATGTCAAATTCTGTGTCGGTGAGCAGCTGTCTTTAAGGCAGATATGGAAATGTGTCAATTCTGTGTTGAGTAATTACCATTAATACAACATTTAAATAATGTCTcacaattttaaaagttctttacaAAAACGTATGGGTTTGACCCATACAAGAGGCAAACCTAGGTGACTGCCAATCTCTTGCCTTTGTACTTTGTGGTTCTCTGCACCAGTCTTTGTGTGACTGTTTCTGTGCACATCTGAGTAGATTTGCTGCGTTGCCCCTATGCAGTCATGGCttctttgttgtgtgtgtgtgttatgtgttaTATGCACCTGTGGCTGTGTTATATGCATGTAATACACTGTGTGTTTTCAGTGTGCTAAAGCAAGTAGAGTTATGTCTGTGTGCTGGTGTTCATTTCTTAAGTCTTTTTGGCAATTTTTCCAATGACTTCCTTCCTGGAGTGTGTTTTCTGTGTGTACCTACAAGTGTGTGAATGTGCATTTTGTGGCTCCTTGAGTTTGCTGGGTGAGTATTGTAGCAGAATAGCCAGATCTTCTAAGCTGTTGTGAGCCCCTTTCCAGCTGCCACATGTCCAGACATGTGCCTGTCCCCAGGGATCTCACCCTCCTGCATTCACTCCACACGCACAACGTGCATTTGGGCACCTAGGGATGCACAGGCCAAGTCTCCGCCCACTCCTTTTGCCTAATCCTCGGAATTTCCAACCGGCTCTAACCAACCGCTCCCCTGCTGGGAGGGGAGGAGCTACAAGAGCCCGCCCCATTTTGTAGAGTATATAACTAGCACTCCTTGGTAGTGGAGCAGTACTCAGGCTTACTCGTCTCTCGGCGTGCCATGTGTCACTCTCGCAGCTCTCTCCCCACCATGACTGGCCTGCGGATCCCAGCTTCTGccccctccaccagcccaggaCTCCGGCGGGGCTCTGGCCCGGAGATCTTCACTTTCGATCCTCTCCCTGAGCCGGCGGTAGCTCCCGCCGCACGCCTCAGCGCCTCTCGCGGGCACCGAAAGCGCAGCCGCAGGGTCCTCTACCCTCGAGTGGTGAGTAACGCCGAAGTAGGCAGCTTAGGGGACATGCCGCCCTGGTACCTCGGGGAACTACTGGACGCCGGGAGCCTTGGCCTAACTTCTCCACATTTTTGTTTCCCGTAAGGTCCGGCGCCAGTTGCCAGCCGAAGAATCGAACCCTGCTAAAAGGTTCCTGTTTGTCCTACTCACCATCATCTTCTGCCAGATCCTGATGGCCGAAGAGGGTGTGCCGGGGCCCCTGGTCTTGGAGGACTCCCCCAGAGTTGCGTCCTCTACGCCCATCCCCGCGCCGGTCTCTGCGCCTCCAGTCCTCGAGCCCTTTAATCTGACCTTGGAACCCTCAGACTACTCTCTGGACCTCAGCACGCTCCTCCAGCAACACCCAGCTGCCTTCTAACCGTGACGCCTCACCATCCCCAAACAAGAATCTGAGAAACCAAAGAAACACCAGGTGTAGCTGGTGCGTATCCCAAACTGGGACTTTCAAGGCAACTTGAAGTTACAACACTACAGCAGAGAGAGACGCCTGCCGGTGCTTGGGGCGAGACTGAGGCGCTGACAAGCCCAGGCTAAGCCCAGTGGAGAAAAGCGGCGTTAATTTATTTCTCAGTGCTTCTAATtagtatttatatgtatttatgtatatccCTCTAGGTGATGGAGGGATGtatatgtgatatttattttaacttatgcAAGGGTGCGAGATGTGCTCCCCTGCTGTAAATGCAGATACTCGGTATTTATTGAGCTTTGTGGGATTGGTGGAGGCAGCGCGCCTAGAATTGAGGCAGAGTGGGGGAGTAAAGGGGAAACTGGCTGGGAGGACGCTTAGCCTGGGAGTCAGGCACGGTGGTGGGTCGTAGGTTTAGGCAGTGACAACCCGTTCTTCAGCATCTCAACTCTGGGGGTCTACTGTGTAAGGCTTCGGCAGACTGTTGGAGATCTCCTCAAAGCTGTCACTGAGGGGAGACTGCGAGCTATCAAGGGGCGACTGTCAGGGTCACCCAGTATGTTCTGTGAACACAAATAAACTTGATTTACTGTCAGCAGTCTTCTGCGTGTATCTTTGCAAGTTGTGGTTCCCTACCTTCAGGCGCCAACCACTGGCGGGAGGAGCTGTGGCCAAGCTCCCAGCCCTCTTCCCCTTCCGGGGCCCCCGAAGTCCCTTTTCTTGGAGTCACGGACCCAGATCCGGCCTCCAGATGCGTAGCTCATGCCCAGTCTGCGGCTTTCCTAGTGAGCGGGTGGCAAACCCCAGATGTGGCAACCCCTCTTACTCACCAAGCTCCGCCCGCGCTCGGGGGCGGGGCGAGGAGGGCCTGGGCGGGGCTCTCGACTCCGAAAGGACAGCGGTGGGTGGAGGAAGCGGAGCCCCACCCCGGGCTTGCCTGGCAGCCCCGAGGGCCCCTGGAGCTGGAGGGCTGCGGGCGGGAGCGGGGCCTGCCGGGAAAGGGGCGGGCCGAGCATACAGGGCCGAGGGGGTTGGTCCGCGGTGGGGGCGGGGTCGTGTTTGCCGCAGCAACAGGGTGCGGCCGGGTTGCGGGGCGCGGGTGCGGGCCCTGCTTCCAGGAAGGCAGGTTCGCGAGCTGTCCCCGCTGGGCTTGCAAGCCCAGCGCGTCCCTTCCCTTCCAAATACCGCTGCGCGGCCGCTGCCTGCATCCAGGAgggtgagtgggggaggggaggcagagcTAGGGCTGCAAATGCTGGGAGCGTGCGGAAATGTCTACAGACCCTTGGGGGCGGGAGAGCTTTATCAGATAAAGGGGGTGCGGTGAGGTTACCAACTAGTGACCGAAAGTTGTAGAGGAGGAGTGGCGAGGGGGTCTTCGGGGTTTCACAGGGAAAAGCCTTAGTGGACCTTTGGGTGTGGAAGGGACTGAGCCGTGGTAGATGCAGACTGGGCAGGCCTGGCGGGAAAGGGAAAGGATTTGCTTCCGTGGGTGCTACAGCACCCCTTCCCCATCTGCAAaggcttcttctccctctcctccagcTGTCGCTTGAACCATGTTTTTCACTTGTGGCCCAAATGAGGCCATGGTGGTCTCGGGTAAGTATTGTCTTCCCATCCATTGATCCCAAAACCCCTTAAGTATGGCTTCTGCTCCCTCCTCTCCCTACCAGCTCCCCAGACCCAAGCTTCTGCCCCATGAGAGCCATAAGCCTCCTCACTGTCCCCAAGGCCCAGGCTGCCTCCCCTTCAGCTCCACATTCTCTCTTGTGGATGTTCCCAGCCCCAAGTTCTTCAGTCTAATGCACTACAGCTCTACCACGACTGCACAATGCCTTCACTTTGCAGGTTTCTGTAGAAGCCCTCCAGTCATGGTGGCTGGAGGACGGGTCTTTGTCCTGCCTTGCATCCAGAAAATTCAGAGGTAGGTAGGTGGGAAGAGAACCAAGGAAGGGGAACGTCAGTTTTCTCTCTGCTCTTTTCCTCACTGTCGGCCCCTTCTCTTTCCCCTAGGATCTCTCTCAACACACTGACCCTCAATGTCAAGAGTGAAAAGGTTTACACTCGCCATGGGGTCCCCATCTCAGTCACGGGC from Castor canadensis chromosome 8, mCasCan1.hap1v2, whole genome shotgun sequence carries:
- the Ier3 gene encoding radiation-inducible immediate-early gene IEX-1; translation: MCHSRSSLPTMTGLRIPASAPSTSPGLRRGSGPEIFTFDPLPEPAVAPAARLSASRGHRKRSRRVLYPRVVRRQLPAEESNPAKRFLFVLLTIIFCQILMAEEGVPGPLVLEDSPRVASSTPIPAPVSAPPVLEPFNLTLEPSDYSLDLSTLLQQHPAAF